A genomic segment from Leptolyngbya boryana PCC 6306 encodes:
- a CDS encoding FTR1 family iron permease — protein sequence MDLSSAIPTFVITLREGVEAALIVGIVLAYLNKANRRNLKGWVWAGVGVGLAASGMIGVLFGWIVEQAGTAGVSIEQFLEASFSVLAIACLSWMLIWMTRNARSLKQDVEGAIASTIKQDAQAGWGIFGLIFFAVVREGFETVLFIAGKFQQGVVPTLGALAGIGFATGIGALLFRYGVRLDIRKFFMIMGILLLMIVSGLVVTALGHFDAGMNALAQVDRKSASLCFYYERFAKPQDRDCVLGPMVWNFSKIMPAEQFPGSILSALLGYTDRLYLVQAIAYFVFLITVGGAYFQSLLGRSLFPLRRKPTNSSQ from the coding sequence ATGGATCTGAGTTCTGCAATCCCTACCTTTGTGATTACCCTACGTGAAGGTGTTGAAGCTGCTTTAATTGTTGGCATTGTTTTGGCATACCTGAATAAAGCGAATCGACGGAATTTGAAAGGTTGGGTTTGGGCTGGCGTTGGTGTTGGGCTGGCTGCAAGTGGAATGATTGGAGTGTTATTTGGATGGATTGTAGAACAGGCAGGCACAGCAGGAGTTTCGATCGAGCAATTTTTAGAAGCCAGTTTTAGTGTGCTTGCGATCGCTTGTTTGAGTTGGATGCTGATTTGGATGACTCGGAATGCCCGATCGCTGAAGCAGGATGTGGAAGGTGCGATCGCATCAACCATCAAACAAGATGCTCAAGCAGGTTGGGGGATCTTTGGACTGATCTTTTTTGCCGTTGTGCGAGAAGGATTTGAAACCGTTTTATTTATTGCAGGGAAGTTTCAGCAGGGAGTCGTTCCAACTCTAGGAGCATTGGCTGGTATCGGGTTTGCCACTGGTATTGGAGCACTGCTGTTTCGATATGGAGTTCGGCTAGATATCCGGAAGTTCTTTATGATTATGGGCATCTTGCTGTTGATGATTGTTTCTGGCTTGGTTGTCACAGCACTGGGACATTTTGATGCTGGCATGAACGCATTAGCTCAAGTCGATCGCAAATCGGCTTCGCTTTGTTTTTACTATGAACGATTTGCGAAACCTCAAGATCGAGATTGTGTTTTAGGTCCAATGGTGTGGAATTTCAGCAAGATCATGCCTGCTGAACAGTTTCCAGGCTCAATTTTGAGCGCATTGTTGGGGTATACCGATCGCTTGTATTTGGTTCAAGCGATCGCATATTTCGTCTTTCTAATTACAGTTGGTGGAGCCTATTTTCAATCGCTGTTAGGACGATCGCTGTTTCCTCTACGCCGTAAACCTACTAATTCATCCCAATAA
- a CDS encoding patatin-like phospholipase family protein, whose translation MKKILSIDGGGIRGIIPALVLAELEQKIGKPTSEIFDLIAGTSTGGILALALSQDDGQGNPQYSAKDLIQLYEQEGKNIFPKSVWQDVSTLCGLADEKYPREGIDTVLANYFGSARLGSCLTKTVVTAYDIQNREPLFLKSWRPGHQSIKSVDAARATSAAPTYFAPVKMSIENKDRVLIDGGIFINTPSVSAYVEALRIFPEEKDFLVVSLGTGELNRPIPYRQAKDWGIVEWLNPLLSCVFDGVCDAANYQMSLLLEGNYYRLQTWLDKAVDEMDNVSDENMAALKAEAATLLKEHQDDIQRLCSIL comes from the coding sequence ATGAAAAAAATTCTGAGCATTGATGGTGGTGGAATCCGGGGAATTATTCCTGCGCTGGTTCTCGCAGAATTAGAGCAAAAAATTGGCAAGCCGACTTCAGAAATTTTTGACTTAATTGCTGGCACTTCAACTGGTGGAATTTTAGCTCTAGCATTGAGCCAAGACGACGGACAAGGAAATCCTCAGTATTCCGCCAAAGATCTGATCCAGCTCTACGAGCAAGAAGGAAAAAACATTTTCCCTAAATCAGTGTGGCAAGATGTTTCTACCCTGTGTGGTCTAGCAGACGAAAAATATCCCAGAGAAGGCATTGATACAGTCCTGGCAAACTACTTTGGCTCGGCTCGGCTCGGCTCATGTCTGACCAAAACGGTAGTCACTGCATATGATATTCAAAATCGTGAACCCCTCTTTCTAAAAAGCTGGCGACCCGGACATCAATCCATTAAATCGGTTGATGCTGCACGTGCAACTTCGGCGGCTCCGACTTATTTTGCACCTGTGAAAATGTCTATCGAAAACAAAGATAGAGTGCTGATTGATGGCGGCATTTTCATCAATACGCCGTCGGTGTCTGCGTATGTTGAAGCTTTAAGGATTTTCCCAGAGGAGAAAGATTTTCTGGTTGTTTCCTTGGGAACAGGTGAGCTAAACCGACCGATTCCGTACCGTCAAGCAAAAGATTGGGGAATCGTCGAGTGGCTCAACCCCTTGCTGAGTTGTGTGTTTGATGGAGTCTGCGATGCAGCCAACTATCAAATGAGCCTACTACTAGAAGGAAATTATTACCGCCTGCAAACCTGGCTTGATAAGGCAGTAGATGAGATGGATAATGTGAGCGATGAAAACATGGCAGCCCTGAAAGCTGAAGCTGCTACCTTGCTCAAAGAGCATCAAGATGACATTCAGAGACTGTGTAGCATTCTGTAG
- a CDS encoding helix-hairpin-helix domain-containing protein, with amino-acid sequence MLKQLKFLAYFLCALGLSVLIACSSQTANNTSSAPTTTTTASQPAHGGRKININSAILSELDKLEAKLGVPALSNKIQASRPYGKTEELVAKNVINQAQFDQIKDMVTIEDIKLEGEARDVDYMTKLGLMKGHLYVAKELLDLQKPDQAEPHIGHPVEEIYADVEEQLNDRKVPEFKDPLIALQDEVKAGAKNASKVASGYDTSIKAIDTAINALPESQRQNPAFVLQVINGLLDTANSEYGAAIANNKITQVIEYQDSRGFVLYANELYKGISDAMLKTQPDAHQVISTKMAELTTTWAAVTPPATPAKTSDQVSALVKEIEGNTQKVAKAS; translated from the coding sequence ATGCTGAAACAACTTAAATTCCTTGCTTATTTCCTATGCGCTCTAGGATTGAGTGTGCTCATCGCCTGTAGTTCTCAGACTGCGAACAATACAAGCTCTGCTCCTACAACAACGACAACCGCGAGCCAGCCTGCACATGGCGGCAGAAAGATTAACATTAACAGTGCGATCTTGTCCGAGCTAGATAAGCTAGAAGCAAAGCTCGGTGTTCCTGCGCTTTCTAATAAAATCCAAGCAAGTCGTCCCTATGGAAAAACGGAAGAGTTAGTTGCTAAAAATGTGATCAATCAAGCTCAGTTTGATCAAATCAAAGACATGGTGACGATCGAGGATATTAAACTCGAAGGTGAAGCCAGAGATGTTGATTACATGACGAAGCTCGGTTTGATGAAAGGGCATCTCTATGTTGCAAAAGAGCTACTTGACCTGCAAAAGCCGGATCAAGCAGAACCTCATATTGGGCATCCTGTCGAAGAGATTTATGCCGATGTGGAAGAGCAACTGAACGATCGCAAAGTTCCAGAATTCAAAGATCCGCTGATTGCACTGCAAGATGAAGTCAAGGCAGGTGCAAAAAATGCGAGTAAAGTTGCTTCTGGCTATGATACTTCGATCAAGGCAATTGATACCGCCATCAATGCGTTACCCGAATCGCAACGTCAAAATCCTGCCTTTGTCTTGCAAGTCATCAATGGATTATTAGATACTGCAAACTCAGAGTATGGAGCCGCGATCGCAAATAATAAAATTACTCAAGTGATTGAATACCAGGATTCGCGCGGCTTTGTGCTTTATGCAAATGAACTCTATAAGGGCATTTCTGATGCAATGCTGAAGACGCAACCGGACGCTCATCAAGTCATTTCAACGAAAATGGCTGAACTGACCACAACCTGGGCAGCAGTTACACCTCCTGCAACTCCTGCTAAAACCAGTGATCAGGTTTCAGCGCTCGTCAAAGAGATTGAGGGCAACACTCAAAAGGTAGCCAAGGCTTCTTAA
- a CDS encoding multicopper oxidase domain-containing protein, with protein sequence MPASNLFQHLSRRQLIQLGLLSGVGLAGSAFGINLLAQSKNRQNVIVPPFDIPQTKDAANPAAVLRDFDYGTVTQENGRTVREFRVEARTSALQLNQSTSFVTWNLNGRVPGPTFRATQGDRIRVIFYNKAGHSHSLHFHGVHSAEMDGVKPVKHNAVQIYEFDAEPFGVHLYHCHIEPISRHVGKGLYGMFIVDPPTPRPPADEIVLIMAGYDVNDDRKNELFAFNGLPDYYMKHPIPIQQDQLIRLYVLNLIEFDPVATFHLHANMFRVYRTGRTLEPSEETDVITMGTAERHILEFSFHHTGKFMFHPHQDYIAESGCMGAFEVIANSKA encoded by the coding sequence ATGCCAGCTTCTAATCTTTTTCAACATTTAAGCCGACGACAATTGATCCAATTAGGGCTGTTATCCGGTGTAGGACTCGCTGGCTCAGCTTTTGGAATCAACCTGCTCGCTCAGTCAAAAAACCGTCAAAACGTGATTGTTCCACCGTTTGACATTCCTCAAACCAAAGATGCAGCGAATCCGGCGGCTGTTTTGCGCGATTTTGATTACGGCACAGTTACTCAGGAAAATGGGCGAACGGTTAGAGAATTTCGAGTCGAAGCCCGCACCTCGGCGCTGCAACTCAATCAATCCACGTCTTTTGTCACTTGGAATCTGAACGGACGAGTTCCAGGACCAACCTTTCGGGCAACCCAAGGCGATCGCATTCGCGTGATTTTCTACAACAAAGCCGGGCACTCGCATTCACTTCACTTTCACGGAGTCCACTCGGCTGAAATGGATGGTGTAAAACCTGTCAAACACAATGCTGTTCAGATCTACGAATTTGACGCAGAGCCATTTGGAGTCCATCTTTATCACTGTCATATCGAGCCAATCTCGCGACATGTAGGCAAAGGTCTATACGGTATGTTCATTGTTGATCCCCCGACTCCGCGACCGCCTGCCGATGAAATCGTGTTGATCATGGCAGGCTATGACGTCAATGACGATCGTAAAAACGAGCTTTTTGCTTTCAATGGCTTGCCGGATTACTACATGAAGCATCCAATTCCCATCCAGCAAGATCAACTGATTCGGCTCTATGTCTTGAATCTCATCGAATTCGATCCAGTTGCAACGTTTCATCTCCATGCCAACATGTTCCGGGTCTATCGCACAGGACGCACCTTAGAACCGAGTGAAGAAACCGATGTGATTACGATGGGAACCGCAGAACGGCATATTTTAGAGTTTAGTTTTCATCACACGGGCAAATTTATGTTCCATCCGCATCAAGACTACATCGCGGAATCTGGCTGCATGGGCGCGTTTGAGGTGATTGCGAATTCAAAAGCTTAG